CAAGTCTTATAAGTTCGGATAAGTTAAATAAAGTCATATGAGTTCTTAtaagtttatatatatatatatatatatatatatatatatatatatatatatatatatatatatatatatatatatatatatatatatatatatatatataagttccaataaggtcgTATAAGTTTCAATTAATATAATATGTAATATTATGAGTTAATATGTAATATTATGAGTATTTGCGTTACTATATTaagttaaatatatttttaaaaattattttaaagttgTAGGTTTGATTGTTGGTTCGTTGAAAAAAGTTTACAACCCAGATCCTCATCACAATCATCTTGAAGAGGTATACTTGATTCTTCGACAATTGGATATCCCTAAGTTATCTACAGAAGGTAAGGCAATGTTATGTGGAAAAGTCTCGAATGAAGAAATTAGGAAAGCAATGTTTGGCATTCACTGCTCCAAGTCCCCAGGGCCAGATGGTTTTGGGTCGGAATTTTTTAAACTCTATTGGGATACGGTGGGACCACTGGTTTGCGAAAGCGTAACTCGTTTCTTTGACACGGGTCACATTTTAAAAGAATGGAATCAATCTTTACTAGTTATGATCCCGAAGGTGGCATCTCCGGAACTATCGGGGCATTTTAGACCGATAAGCTTATGTAACACGATTTACAAGTGTATCTCGAAGTGTATGGTGAATCGAATGAAGCCTTGGCTATCTAATCTAATTTCAGATTACCAACATGCTTTTATTCCGGGAAGATATATTGAAGATAACATACTATTTAGTCatgaactcatccatatggtcAATACGAGGAAATCCTCGGGAGCAGTTGTGGTCAAATTAGATATGTCAAAAGCTTATGATAGGGTAAATTGGAATTTTCTTCTGAAGGTTCTCTACGCATATGGTTTTCCTTCTCATTGGGTCAATTTGATCTCGCAATGTATTTCAACAGTTTCTTTCAAAGCCTTAATCAATGGGCAAACTTCAGATGTTTTTGTGCCAAAGTGTGGTTTACGGCAAGGAGACCCTTTATCACCGTACCTATTTCTGTTTTGTATGGATGTTCTCTCAAGAATGCTCCAAATGGCGGAAAATATTAAACAAATACATGGGCTTAAAGTTTCCAGAAGGGCTCCTTCCATAACCCATCTTTTCTTCGCGGATGATGCGATGTTGTTCTTCAAAGCGACCCCGTCGAGTTGCAAGAATATTGTGGATATACTAATGTCTTTTAGCAAAATTTCGGGGCAACAACTAAATCTCCAAAAATCTTTCGCCAAATTCTCCCCTTCCATTTCGAAAGAAGAGGTGGAGAGCATGAAGTCAATGCTTGCAGTGCCAACAGTTGATGAGGTGGGAGTGCATTGGGGTGTGCCAATGGAGATAGCTAAGAAGAAAGGGGTGACTTTTCAAGTTTTCTGCAATGAGGTTTCAAAAAAGATCATGTCGTGGGCCAATTTGCGGTTATCTCAAGTTGCGAAACTGATTCTCATTCACTCCATTCTCTTGAGCATGACCTCTCATGTTATGCGCAGCTTTAAAATCCCTAAGGGCATTGCTCAAAGAATCGATTCcttgctagccaagttttggtGGGCTGGTAATGGGGAGAGAGGTATACATTGGGTTAATAGAGACATCATCCATCTCCCAAAAGGACTAGGGGGCCTTGGGGTTCGTTCAATCGAGGCTGTTAATGATGCTTTTTTGTTTAAACAAGCGATGCGCATCCATAAGAATTCCCAACTTTTAGTGTCTAAGGTGATCAATAGTAGACAAGGATGTCTAGTCTGCAATTCAAGAAGTATTACCACCCTATCTCAAAATAGTTCTTGGGGTAAGAGGAGCCTGTTTCAGGCTGTCAACAAATTTGAGGAAGGGTTGGCTTGGAAAATTGGAAATGGGTGCAAAGTCAAAGCTATAAGTATGTCGTGGGTGAATGGTAGAGTTCCAGTAGTTAAGTCAGACCAACAGTTAGTAAGGGCTAGGGATTGGATGGTTAAGGATTTTATTGGGGCTAATCATGAGTGGGATCATTGTAAGGTTAGAGAGTGTTTTGAATGGAAGGAGGCAAAAGAAATTGCTGCTATGGAATAACCTAGAATAGACAAAGATGATTATCTCTATTGGAAGTTTCATCCCTCAGGAAGGTTCTCCATCAAATCTGGTTATGCTTTTCTTATGAACCAAAAGGTGGATAAGCTAAAGATGGTTAGTGATGAGGATGCAAGTTTCTGTAAGCAGATTTGGAAACTTAAGATTCCCCCTAACTGGAAAATTTTCCTATGAAAGCTCATGTACGATGGAATTGCAGTCAAAGGGAACCTAGAGAGAAGGGGGATTGATACAAATCCCAGCTGTGACTATTGTGGGAGTGAAAGTGAAGACTCCCAACACTTGTTTAGATTCTGTAATTTAGCAAAACTGGTGTGGATGTACAGTCCTTTGCAGATTTGCTCAAATGATGTTGAAACTGTTTCTCTGAAGAAATGGATTCAAAGCTATATCCTGCTTTTTAATAGCAAGGATGGAGGAAGTGAGGCAAAGTTAGATGCCTTTATTTCAATCTTGTGGAGCTTATGGGTGACAAGGAATGAAAGGGTCTTTAGAAATGAAAGCAAACATGTACGAGCAGTTCTCTTGACCATGGACAGAATGTTAGGAATGGCTAAACACTTCAAAGAGTGTACCCTAGCTACTGGGAAAAGCATGATGAATATATGTAAGCCTCTAGGGTTTGACTTGGTTCAACTTGGAGCTGTTCGAAATCAGGTGGCAGACTTTATACTACAGATTGATGGTTCTTGGGAGAAGAAGACAAGGAAATCAGGAGGAGGATGGGCTTTTAAGGAACATAGTAATGCTAGGTATAGAGAAGGGGGTGGCTGCTATGGTAGTGCTCTCTCAGCTACACAAGTTGAAACAGAGGTGTGTCTCAAAGCAATGGAATGGgcagaaaaacaaggcaaaagGGAAATCTTGGTCATTACTGACTCCTCCGTTCTAGTCTCCACTCTTGATAACATAGAAATTGCAGATATCTCAATGTTTTGGATGGTTAGTAGGATCCGAAGACTAGCTACAACTTtcaatatttgttcttttcttaAGGTTGATCGAGGACAAGTTCAAGAGGCTCACGAGATTGCGAACAAGTGTAGAAAAAACGGAGTGACTTTTAATTCTGTAATTTAGTTTCTTTGTTTCCGCTTAgcttttgtcaaaaaaaaaaaaaaaaaaaattaaagttaaTATGACATTAGGAAGCTATCAATACATAAtaatcatactccctccgtcccagattagttgttacactttcctttttcgtccgtcccagattagttgttacacttctaaattaggaatgaccccacaattgttatattgtctctctctcttcccactttTTTCTGTCTCCACAccatctctcattcaattaaaaaaataccccactaactcctatcaatctactttttcaataaaataacaattgataaccaaacaatcacttatcacctaaaactttgtgtaaaggtaagtgtaacaactaatctgagacagagggagtaatatttattttaaggCCTTGGTCTCAGCTCTGTTAGTTTCACGGAGttccacaagagggggggtgaattgattttttacagttttataaaatataagtGATTAGGAACAGAAACAGTAAATAATGCAAGCAatatttagcgtggaaaactctctaggcccaatagagaggaaaaaaccacggcccctttggggacttaaacacattCACTAATTAGGAAAAACCACTCAGTTTTTAcaaacctaatctactcgggccacaatctgtaaATCGTCTCTGATTacagatgactaggaacaaccccTCGTTGTTCCTTTCTCCCAATGAAACAGTCACTCAACTGTTTCAACTCACAGATCTCTCACGAGATCTTCACTCTTGCTAtagtatgaaggaaataatgcccttggtccaagtatgcattctatgttaagtctaataaatgcggttcagtattaattaacaagttaataattcagtgagatcaagtgagctgaatgcctagctagaggccgcttcagttcaagtggaattaatgatattaatccacagcttactcttgactgaacccgtagggtcacacaaatagtacgtaaacggatcaagtatttaatggcattaaatactccatctatgaatattcggaaccgacggatcttggtttcagtgggagctaagatcgtcacaggcaagaaatgaatactccggaaacgatgatattgccggaaacggaaatatggatcgtatcggaaatatgaatattatccaagtcgtagatgttgccggaaacggaaacatggtacgtatcggaaaatattattggaaatggaaatattaccagaatcggaaatattgccggaaacggaaatattgtcagaatcggaaatattaccggaatcggaaaataattccggaaacggaaatattaaatatttgttcgaaacggaaattaattccggaatcggaaatattaaatattgttcgtatcggaaatagattccggaaatggaaatttaatcggaagcgtatcgtacgaattagcatcggacgaggcctgccggacgaaggcccagcacgaagccaggccatcgcccagcaagcacgcacgccacagcccagcgcgcacaaggccgcgcatgcgtgggccgcgctgcgtgggctgctgctcgcatgcgtgggcagcccttgtggctgccgtgtgtgtgtgagtttgagctcatgcgagattcctgaatctgcaagagtcagtgtatgattaaatgtctattcctattggataaattgattaagtagaattcatgtagaattctaattccaattaattcgcatcctactaggattacgattccttttccataactctataaataaaggcctaggggtcataatttatatacaagtttttaagtattcaaaagtgagtttttgagagaaaatcaaacacacatcttgctcaaaagtgccgaattttctgagtaccttaagggcgattctagttggtcaatcttaaggcggatccggacgtgctgtggactttctacggagggacgacacttggagtcctaaaagacttgttcttgttcggttcgggcgcagctagggaaggcacgcaacaaagagtatgcatctaattatgctatatgattatgtgtaaataatatgtttcctgggttaatggttgtttccgcatgatctatgtaaatgtcatatgtatcataacctaacagtggtatcacgagccccttattattttcataatctaaattgcatgaacatggttaaatattacaaatttgcaagaattaaaaggggtgattaattttcgtaattgttaattaattgcaaattgcgtttatttaattatatgtacgcagtttttcggcagtttcttcattactcatccgaattgagtgatttttgtgtcaattccgcatgtaaaaggcattctaaaattttgacaaaaagagtatttttctgccgaacccagaattctcaaattcgaagcctaactatgacttttcgaaggttttagtttttcggatgcaaaatttcgtaaatttaagatgttaaattaaatatttgcgattcctgttgataaatcttgaatttttgattgacctactgcatatgtttaacaagtttgaatgcctagtcttgttaattatgcaatctaatttgtaattatgattaatttgttgaaaattagaataatttagaattaatttgattttcataattaattgtaatttaattagaaacctatgattaaaaaccaccataaaaattgtaaatttacgataaattttaaatttttatgacctagacttgaatccatatcaatcggaaatcaattggataataaattttcgatttttcgccctaaaattatgaaattaatattatttattaatttgtcattaattttaaatataaattttaaatttttatgcgattcgttcaaataacttgcacgcacgaagcaatggacgcttcgtgttacccttaaggggtgttgtataatgcgggcatgcgacgacgagcaagggagctcgtcgcccgtgcggcacgaatgcaatgagcaagggcgtagtgcacgagcacaaggcagcagccctgccttgtgtcgtgtgccacgagcaatgaacggatgggcatgggcgaggggcgagccaaggcagtcgcgtgtgggcagcaagcgagctgcgccacagcgcgcgctgcctcgcacagcagcgcgcaacctcgtgcgcagcgagcgcaagctcgcgtgccacgagcgctgcgcacagcatcactcgcgcgcacagcgcgcgacgtcgcccgcccagcgagcgatgtcgcgcaccagcgagcgatggctcgcgcgcgcgcagcgagcgatctcgcgcgccagcgagcgatggctcgcgcgcaccagcgagcgatgcagcgccccagcgagcgatggctcgcgcgcaccagcgagcgatctcgcgcaccagcgagcgcggtaacgcgcgcgcgctgcgagcgatagctcgcgtgcggtgggcgctgtgcggaggcttgcgtatgggacagcagcagctatgcaacgagcgcatgggctgcgcgcacatggccagcaatggctgtgtgcgtacagcccatgggcgtgcaacgcgtagggtgtttgcgtttcgattagatcgttttgaatgtttaatttgaaaatttcagttcacgtaattttaattaattttaaaattaataatttgaattaatttcttggattttaattttgaatattataattataataaatggaatttattctaattattttactaaaattaaaatcatgaattaatttaaatgcgactgaaattaaattaaattttggattcaattataaatttatatgagctttaaattttaattaaatttgtatgtttccggttagactagaaatacaattttatgtttaaaattagtaaagcatatgaatttattggtttgagtgggagcactttttagtcataaactcttgattaggtctacaaatccttaaggttaaaacaactcgattagaattaataaggactgaataattggtagattattggtgcccttgattaattgctgcaaatgtttacgtgatgcataatgtgtttaactaaccagctatgtgggccattcatgataatgaatgggtgaatggtatatattgtatatgtactgttttgcaggttatgaagtgactagtatggcccaaataggatagaaaatatggtctgcgtaccattaatttgaatgtaattggtctaaagtaccaaagttgtttttcaattcaaatatggtctgcgtaccatcaaatagttgtaattagttataacttatcctatttgaagaaaatggtgcctcccacggagattttcaagacggactttgaagtcaaagcttcaagatgaagtcgggccatactagatcacaaatatcttatgcatgttttaagttatttattgctttaaatatgtcttaaaatgcatgagatcaaaagcttgattatgttgcatgattaaggattttagttcacttaaaatctaaccaacatagtaagagccttaagttccaaacttaaaaattgagttaaaaggtgccatgccaaaatatacacttgcttggatatcctttacatcaatctagtaatagttttcgctcagcgaggtgttacttattggtcctaaaggggcaaggtacacaaataattgtgagtacatgttagttttggtgaaactcaacgatataagtaaggagtccttttatgtcgtggcaaattcgataggtttacctaataagttcttagacgtacctatcaaccaagaatagtttctagactattagcaaaaggcttttgcttacctaagatgttctaggattaagtcgacaaactgtgcttagttcttcaatgattttaggatcttggaatcattttattcacacctgccggaacacataacttgaataaaatgcttaataaacattgaattatgcatgtatgccagaatttaagtttattaagagaaactgtgaatggttatttatttgtttattcttttcaattgtagtttttaatatggcaaacaacaattcattcaacattcgatc
This genomic stretch from Spinacia oleracea cultivar Varoflay chromosome 3, BTI_SOV_V1, whole genome shotgun sequence harbors:
- the LOC130470174 gene encoding uncharacterized protein is translated as MVSDEDASFFKGNLERRGIDTNPSCDYCGSESEDSQHLFRFCNLAKLVWMYSPLQICSNDVETVSLKKWIQSYILLFNSKDGGSEAKLDAFISILWSLWVTRNERVFRNESKHVRAVLLTMDRMLGMAKHFKECTLATGKSMMNICKPLGFDLVQLGAVRNQVADFILQIDGSWEKKTRKSGGGWAFKEHSNARYREGGGCYGSALSATQVETEVCLKAMEWAEKQGKREILVITDSSVLVSTLDNIEIADISMFWMVSRIRRLATTFNICSFLKVDRGQVQEAHEIANKCRKNGVTFNSVI